A region of Mammaliicoccus sp. Dog046 DNA encodes the following proteins:
- the rplL gene encoding 50S ribosomal protein L7/L12 encodes MSNEKIIEAIKEMSVLELNDLVKAIEEEFGVTAAAPVAAAGAAGGDAAAEKTEFDVELTSAGDSKIKVVKAVKEVTGLGLKEAKEIVDNAPKVVKEGLSKEDAEALKEKLEEVGASVEVK; translated from the coding sequence ATGTCTAACGAAAAAATTATCGAAGCAATTAAAGAAATGTCAGTATTAGAATTAAATGACTTAGTAAAAGCTATTGAAGAAGAATTTGGTGTAACAGCAGCAGCTCCTGTAGCAGCAGCTGGCGCAGCTGGTGGAGACGCAGCAGCTGAAAAAACTGAATTCGACGTTGAATTAACTTCAGCTGGAGATTCAAAAATCAAAGTTGTTAAAGCAGTTAAAGAAGTAACTGGTTTAGGCTTAAAAGAAGCTAAAGAAATCGTAGACAACGCTCCTAAAGTTGTTAAAGAAGGATTATCTAAAGAAGACGCTGAAGCTTTAAAAGAAAAATTAGAAGAAGTTGGCGCATCTGTAGAAGTAAAATAA
- the rplJ gene encoding 50S ribosomal protein L10 produces MSNSKIVEVKQQKVDVITDQFKNSVSTIIVDYRGLTVAQVTELRKQLREAGIEYKVYKNTLVRRAAEAAGVEGLEEFLTGPNAIAFSNEEVVEPAKILADFAKANDALEIKAGVIEGKVVTAEEVNTIGSLPSKDGLVSMLLSVLQAPVRNFAYAVKAVGEQKEESAE; encoded by the coding sequence ATGTCTAATTCAAAAATCGTTGAAGTGAAACAACAAAAAGTTGATGTAATTACTGATCAATTTAAAAACTCTGTTTCAACTATCATTGTGGATTACCGTGGTTTAACAGTTGCACAAGTTACTGAATTACGTAAACAATTACGTGAAGCTGGTATCGAATATAAAGTTTACAAAAATACTTTAGTTCGTCGTGCTGCTGAAGCTGCTGGAGTCGAAGGTTTAGAAGAATTCTTAACTGGTCCTAACGCAATTGCTTTTTCTAATGAAGAAGTTGTTGAACCAGCAAAAATTCTTGCAGACTTCGCTAAAGCGAACGATGCGTTAGAAATCAAAGCAGGTGTTATTGAAGGAAAAGTTGTTACGGCAGAAGAAGTTAACACAATCGGTTCATTACCATCAAAAGATGGCCTTGTATCAATGTTACTATCTGTATTACAAGCTCCAGTTCGTAACTTTGCTTATGCAGTTAAAGCTGTTGGAGAACAAAAAGAAGAAAGTGCTGAATAA
- the rplA gene encoding 50S ribosomal protein L1, whose protein sequence is MAKKGKKYQEAIAKVDRNSVYAVEEAIKLAKETSTVNFDASVEVAFRLGIDTRKNDQQIRGAVVLPHGTGKTQRVLVFAKGDKIKEAEEAGADYVGEEYINKINQGWFEFDVIVATPDMMGEVGKLGRVLGPKGLMPNPKTGTVTMDIKKAVAEIKAGKVEYRAEKSGIVHASIGKVSFDEQQLVENFKTIQDTLTKAKPSSSKGTYFKSVAVTTTMGPGIKIDTAGFKL, encoded by the coding sequence ATGGCTAAAAAAGGTAAAAAGTATCAAGAAGCAATTGCTAAAGTTGACCGAAACTCAGTATACGCTGTAGAAGAAGCAATCAAATTAGCAAAAGAAACAAGCACTGTAAACTTTGATGCATCTGTAGAAGTTGCATTCCGTTTAGGTATTGATACTCGTAAAAATGACCAACAAATCCGTGGAGCTGTAGTATTACCACACGGAACTGGTAAAACACAACGTGTATTAGTATTCGCTAAAGGTGATAAAATCAAAGAAGCTGAAGAAGCTGGAGCAGATTATGTAGGTGAAGAATACATTAATAAAATCAACCAAGGTTGGTTCGAATTTGATGTAATCGTTGCTACACCTGATATGATGGGTGAAGTTGGTAAACTTGGTCGTGTATTAGGACCTAAAGGTTTAATGCCAAACCCTAAAACTGGTACAGTTACTATGGATATCAAAAAAGCAGTTGCAGAAATTAAAGCAGGTAAAGTAGAATACCGCGCTGAAAAATCTGGTATTGTTCATGCATCTATTGGTAAAGTATCATTTGATGAACAACAATTAGTTGAAAACTTCAAAACTATCCAAGATACATTAACTAAAGCTAAACCATCATCATCTAAAGGTACTTACTTCAAGTCTGTTGCTGTTACAACAACAATGGGCCCTGGTATCAAGATCGATACAGCTGGCTTTAAATTATAA
- the rplK gene encoding 50S ribosomal protein L11 — protein sequence MAKKVVKVVKLQIPAGKANPAPPVGPALGQAGVNIMGFCKEFNARTQEQAGLIIPVEITVFEDRSFTFITKTPPAAVLLKKAAKVEKGSGEPNKTKVATVTQDQVREIANTKMPDLNAASEEAAMRIVEGTARSMGIVVE from the coding sequence GTGGCTAAAAAAGTAGTTAAAGTAGTTAAATTGCAAATTCCTGCAGGTAAAGCAAACCCAGCACCACCAGTTGGTCCTGCATTAGGTCAAGCCGGTGTGAATATTATGGGATTCTGTAAAGAATTCAACGCTCGTACACAAGAGCAAGCAGGTTTAATCATTCCAGTTGAAATTACAGTATTTGAAGATCGTTCATTTACTTTCATCACTAAGACACCACCTGCAGCAGTATTACTTAAAAAAGCAGCTAAAGTTGAAAAAGGTTCAGGTGAACCAAACAAAACTAAAGTTGCAACAGTAACTCAAGATCAAGTACGTGAAATTGCTAACACTAAAATGCCTGACTTAAACGCGGCATCTGAAGAAGCAGCTATGCGTATTGTTGAAGGTACTGCACGTAGCATGGGTATTGTCGTAGAATAA
- the nusG gene encoding transcription termination/antitermination protein NusG, with amino-acid sequence MSEDISSAKRWYAVHTYSGYENKVKTNLEKRVDTMNMQEQIFRVVIPEEEETSIKDGKAKTQIKKTFPGYVLVELIMTDESWYVVRNTPGVTGFVGSAGAGSKPNPLLPDEAKFILKQMGMSEKTVDVEVELGEQVRVTSGPFSNQVGEIREIDVEKYKLTVLVDMFGRETPVEVEFDQIEKL; translated from the coding sequence ATGTCAGAGGATATCAGTAGTGCTAAACGATGGTACGCAGTTCACACATATTCAGGTTATGAAAATAAAGTAAAAACAAACCTTGAAAAGCGTGTAGACACAATGAACATGCAAGAGCAAATCTTTAGAGTAGTAATTCCAGAAGAAGAAGAAACTTCAATTAAAGATGGTAAAGCAAAAACACAAATCAAAAAGACTTTCCCTGGTTATGTATTAGTAGAATTAATCATGACAGATGAATCATGGTATGTTGTAAGAAATACGCCAGGTGTTACAGGATTTGTCGGATCAGCGGGTGCAGGTTCTAAGCCAAACCCATTATTACCTGATGAAGCGAAATTCATCTTGAAACAAATGGGTATGTCAGAGAAAACGGTTGACGTTGAAGTTGAACTTGGAGAACAAGTTCGTGTCACAAGTGGACCATTTAGTAACCAAGTTGGTGAAATCAGAGAAATAGATGTTGAAAAGTATAAATTAACAGTACTTGTTGATATGTTCGGCAGAGAAACACCTGTTGAAGTAGAGTTCGATCAAATTGAAAAGTTGTAA
- the secE gene encoding preprotein translocase subunit SecE: MAKKENFFQGVKSEMQKTSWPTGKELVKYTTIVVCTVIFFLIFFYALDLGISELINLIR; encoded by the coding sequence ATGGCTAAAAAAGAAAATTTCTTTCAAGGCGTAAAATCAGAAATGCAAAAGACAAGTTGGCCAACGGGTAAAGAACTTGTTAAATATACAACAATAGTAGTTTGCACAGTAATCTTTTTCTTAATCTTTTTCTATGCATTAGATTTAGGAATTTCAGAGTTAATTAATTTGATAAGATAG
- the rpmG gene encoding 50S ribosomal protein L33, with product MRKVPLNCEKCGARNYTAPKKETNQRLELKKFCKTCNTHTLHKESI from the coding sequence ATGAGAAAAGTACCTTTAAATTGCGAGAAATGCGGAGCTAGGAATTACACAGCCCCAAAGAAAGAAACAAATCAACGCTTAGAGCTGAAAAAGTTTTGTAAAACTTGTAATACGCATACATTGCATAAAGAATCCATCTAA
- a CDS encoding sigma-70 family RNA polymerase sigma factor, which translates to MNGIDTENKLLECIYDIQKGNVEKFNQLLKSIDCDIIRRLNTLRISKEDREDIAQIIRYKIYKQLLTLNIDNGESFSKCVNVIIKNAKVDYIRKTQSFKYKMNFESLRIDDDCGEGYRLAECISDNKSQTFEEAMIIKNVLLNLLKHKRLTTMEVNVVKLTLAGKTKKEISKELNVPVKLIYNAQYRVKKKLNRAEITAALFDN; encoded by the coding sequence ATGAATGGCATCGATACAGAGAATAAACTTTTAGAATGTATATACGACATTCAAAAAGGAAACGTTGAAAAATTTAATCAATTATTGAAATCGATTGATTGTGACATTATTAGAAGGTTAAACACATTACGCATATCTAAAGAAGATCGAGAAGATATCGCACAAATTATTAGATATAAGATATATAAGCAATTATTGACGCTTAATATCGATAACGGTGAATCGTTCTCTAAATGCGTAAACGTTATTATTAAGAACGCTAAAGTTGACTATATTCGTAAAACCCAAAGTTTTAAGTACAAAATGAATTTTGAATCTTTACGTATTGACGATGATTGTGGCGAAGGCTATCGATTGGCGGAGTGTATTTCAGACAATAAATCGCAAACTTTTGAAGAAGCGATGATAATCAAAAATGTATTATTAAATCTACTAAAACATAAAAGACTAACTACTATGGAAGTAAACGTAGTAAAATTGACTTTGGCAGGGAAAACCAAAAAAGAAATATCAAAAGAATTAAATGTGCCAGTCAAACTTATATATAACGCACAATATCGTGTAAAAAAGAAATTAAATAGAGCCGAAATTACTGCGGCTTTGTTTGACAATTAG
- a CDS encoding NYN domain-containing protein, with amino-acid sequence MKDIYLIIDGYNLIGQSKELSSIAQVSLEEARDKLLITLINYNTQHDGEMIVVFDAYGVEGTESIEIKHGVKVVYTKGKETADSYIEKLTYELYRKHITHITVVTSDMSEQHAIFGSGAYRISSREMWTTISNQESVVTKHLSEIETKTPRNRLNLPDEVLAQFEKWRRNNK; translated from the coding sequence ATGAAAGATATCTATTTGATTATCGATGGTTATAATTTAATAGGACAGTCAAAGGAGCTTTCTTCTATTGCACAAGTATCTTTGGAAGAAGCAAGAGATAAACTGTTAATTACACTTATTAATTACAACACGCAACATGATGGAGAAATGATTGTCGTATTCGATGCATATGGTGTAGAAGGTACAGAATCAATTGAAATTAAACATGGCGTGAAAGTTGTTTATACAAAAGGAAAAGAGACTGCGGATAGTTATATTGAAAAGCTCACATATGAACTATACCGAAAACACATTACGCATATTACAGTTGTAACTAGTGATATGAGTGAACAACACGCTATATTTGGTTCAGGTGCATACAGAATTTCTTCGAGAGAAATGTGGACGACTATTTCAAATCAAGAATCTGTAGTAACAAAGCACTTATCTGAAATTGAGACGAAGACACCAAGAAATAGATTGAACTTACCTGATGAAGTATTGGCACAATTTGAAAAGTGGCGTAGAAATAATAAATAA
- the rlmB gene encoding 23S rRNA (guanosine(2251)-2'-O)-methyltransferase RlmB has translation MDESIIVGRHAVKEAITSGHTINKVLIQEGINKKQIGEILKIAKSEKIVVQTVPKSKIDYLTDVPHQGIAAQIAPYPYKELEDYISETKDIDHQPCLLMLDGLEDPHNLGSIMRTADAIGIDGIIIPKRRSVQLNATVAKASTGAIQHVPVIRVTNLPQTIERLQEVGYWVAGTDANNATDYRQMDAGMPLVIVIGSEGEGMSRLVKDKCDFYIKLPMVGHVNSLNASVAASLLMYEVYRKRHPIGQS, from the coding sequence ATGGATGAATCTATTATTGTAGGTAGGCACGCTGTGAAAGAAGCAATTACTTCAGGTCACACAATTAACAAAGTGCTTATTCAAGAAGGCATTAATAAAAAACAAATTGGTGAAATTTTAAAAATTGCAAAATCTGAAAAAATAGTAGTACAGACGGTTCCAAAGTCAAAAATTGACTATCTTACCGATGTGCCACACCAAGGTATTGCAGCACAAATAGCGCCATATCCGTATAAAGAGTTAGAAGATTATATTTCTGAAACAAAAGATATAGACCATCAACCTTGCTTGTTAATGTTAGATGGATTAGAGGACCCGCACAACTTAGGTTCTATTATGAGAACTGCAGATGCGATTGGTATTGATGGCATCATTATTCCGAAGAGAAGATCAGTACAATTGAATGCAACAGTTGCTAAAGCTTCTACGGGAGCGATTCAACATGTACCAGTTATACGAGTGACGAACTTACCGCAAACGATTGAGCGACTTCAAGAAGTAGGATACTGGGTAGCGGGTACAGATGCAAACAACGCTACTGACTATCGTCAAATGGATGCGGGAATGCCATTAGTGATAGTTATAGGTAGTGAAGGCGAGGGTATGAGCCGTCTAGTGAAAGATAAGTGTGATTTCTATATTAAATTACCAATGGTTGGACACGTAAACAGTCTTAATGCATCCGTTGCAGCAAGTTTGCTTATGTATGAAGTTTATAGAAAAAGGCATCCAATAGGACAGTCATAA
- a CDS encoding Mini-ribonuclease 3: protein MLNPLSLAYMGDAILDTYVRKHIIIKIKGKPNRLHQLSKQYVSAKGQAFVLNHLIEEGYFNEEELDVIKRGRNAKSYTKAKNTDIQTYRKSSAIEAVIGYLYLIDNIERLEELINKMIEITEERVSANG, encoded by the coding sequence ATGTTGAACCCTTTATCGCTAGCGTATATGGGAGATGCCATTTTAGATACGTATGTTCGTAAACATATTATTATTAAAATTAAAGGAAAACCAAATCGGTTGCATCAACTTTCTAAACAATATGTTTCAGCTAAAGGACAAGCCTTTGTATTAAACCACTTAATTGAAGAAGGATATTTTAACGAAGAAGAATTAGATGTTATTAAACGTGGTAGAAACGCAAAAAGTTATACAAAAGCTAAAAATACAGATATTCAAACGTATAGAAAAAGTTCTGCTATCGAAGCGGTAATCGGATATTTGTATTTAATAGACAACATTGAACGACTAGAAGAATTGATAAATAAAATGATTGAAATAACAGAGGAAAGGGTGAGTGCGAATGGATGA
- the cysS gene encoding cysteine--tRNA ligase, protein MITLYNTLTRQKEEFIPIEEGKVKMYVCGPTVYNYIHIGNARATVAFDVVRRYLEYRGYDVQYVSNFTDVDDKLIRTANELGETVPEIADRFIEAFYEDTGALNCKRGTANPRVMDHMDDIIAFINVLVEKGYAYESGGDVYYRTRRFDEYGKLSHQSLDDLKVGARIETGEQKEDELDFTLWKQAKPGEIKWESPWGEGRPGWHIECSVMAQVHLGDTIDIHAGGTDLQFPHHENEIAQSEAHNDKTFANYWMHNGFVNINNEKMSKSLGNFILVHDIIKEIDPDVLRFFMVGAHYRSPINYDLDLVNAAKRGLERIRNSYKSLEDRTEFALNESDETDAYISNIDRILKDFETYMDDDFNTANAMTAWYDLNKLANKYLLENTTSTQTIQRFKEVYQIFSDVLGVPLVGKTQNELLDEEIESLIEERNEARKAKNFQRADEIRDLLKEQNIILEDTAQGVRFKRG, encoded by the coding sequence ATGATTACGTTATATAATACGTTAACAAGACAAAAGGAAGAATTTATTCCAATTGAAGAAGGTAAAGTTAAGATGTACGTTTGTGGACCAACCGTATATAACTACATTCATATAGGGAATGCAAGAGCGACTGTCGCATTTGATGTTGTTAGAAGATATTTAGAATATCGAGGATATGATGTTCAATATGTATCTAACTTTACAGATGTTGATGATAAATTAATTAGAACTGCAAATGAACTAGGTGAAACCGTACCTGAAATAGCAGATCGTTTCATTGAAGCTTTCTATGAAGATACAGGCGCGTTGAATTGTAAACGTGGCACTGCGAACCCACGTGTAATGGATCATATGGATGATATCATTGCCTTTATCAATGTACTTGTAGAAAAAGGTTATGCATACGAAAGTGGTGGAGATGTTTATTATCGTACGCGTCGCTTTGATGAGTATGGTAAATTAAGTCATCAATCACTAGATGATTTGAAAGTCGGTGCAAGAATTGAAACTGGCGAACAAAAAGAAGACGAATTAGATTTCACTTTATGGAAACAGGCTAAACCAGGAGAAATTAAATGGGAAAGTCCATGGGGTGAAGGTAGACCGGGATGGCATATTGAATGTTCAGTTATGGCTCAAGTGCATTTAGGTGACACAATTGATATTCATGCTGGTGGTACTGATTTACAATTCCCTCACCATGAAAATGAAATTGCACAATCAGAAGCACATAACGATAAGACATTTGCTAACTATTGGATGCATAATGGCTTTGTAAATATTAACAACGAGAAGATGAGTAAATCTTTAGGGAACTTTATTTTAGTACATGACATCATTAAAGAAATTGATCCAGACGTGTTGAGATTCTTTATGGTCGGTGCACATTACAGAAGCCCTATTAACTATGATTTGGATTTAGTGAATGCAGCTAAAAGAGGATTAGAACGTATTCGTAATAGCTATAAATCATTAGAAGACAGAACAGAATTTGCATTAAATGAATCAGATGAAACTGATGCGTATATTTCAAATATTGATCGTATTTTAAAAGATTTCGAAACATATATGGATGATGACTTTAATACTGCAAATGCGATGACTGCTTGGTATGACTTAAACAAACTAGCGAATAAATATTTATTAGAGAATACAACTTCGACACAAACGATTCAACGTTTTAAAGAAGTATATCAAATTTTTAGCGATGTATTAGGTGTGCCTTTAGTTGGTAAAACACAAAATGAACTATTGGATGAAGAAATTGAATCATTAATCGAAGAGAGAAATGAAGCGCGTAAAGCTAAAAATTTCCAAAGAGCAGATGAAATCAGAGATTTATTAAAAGAACAGAACATTATACTTGAAGATACGGCTCAAGGTGTGAGGTTTAAACGTGGATAA
- the cysE gene encoding serine O-acetyltransferase: protein MFKRVKDDIQMVFEQDPAARSSFEIVMTYSGIHAIWSYLIANWFFKKKMYFIARSISQISRFFTGVEIHPGATIGKRLFIDHGMGIVIGETCRIGNNVTIYQGVTLGGTGKERGKRHPDIGDNVLIAAGAKVLGNIEVGSNVNIGANSVVLNDVPDYSTVVGIPGRIVKQDGLKVGKNFNHTNLPDPIYEQLKELERQLEKTKNGEIVDDYVI from the coding sequence ATGTTTAAAAGAGTCAAAGATGATATTCAAATGGTATTTGAACAAGACCCAGCTGCAAGATCATCATTTGAAATCGTAATGACTTACTCAGGCATACATGCAATATGGAGTTACTTAATAGCCAATTGGTTTTTCAAGAAGAAAATGTATTTCATTGCACGATCAATATCACAAATTTCTCGCTTTTTTACAGGGGTTGAAATTCACCCTGGGGCAACTATAGGGAAGCGATTATTTATAGACCATGGTATGGGTATAGTAATAGGTGAAACATGTCGAATTGGCAATAATGTAACGATATATCAAGGCGTGACATTAGGTGGAACAGGTAAAGAACGAGGTAAACGTCATCCGGATATTGGAGATAATGTACTAATTGCTGCAGGTGCTAAAGTATTAGGGAATATCGAAGTCGGAAGTAATGTGAATATTGGTGCGAACTCTGTTGTGTTAAATGATGTACCAGATTATTCGACGGTAGTTGGCATTCCAGGTCGTATCGTTAAACAAGATGGATTAAAAGTAGGGAAAAACTTTAATCATACGAATTTACCTGACCCGATTTATGAACAATTAAAAGAATTAGAACGTCAACTTGAAAAGACGAAGAATGGAGAGATTGTTGATGATTACGTTATATAA
- the gltX gene encoding glutamate--tRNA ligase yields MSTKVRVRYAPSPTGYLHIGNARTALFNYLFAKHYDGDFVIRIEDTDIARNLEDGETSQFTNLEWLGLNWDESVDKNGGYGPYRQSERGHIYQPHIDKLLAEDKAYKCYMTSEELEAEREEQIARGEMPRYGGKHAHLTKEQQEAFEAEGRQPSIRFRVPQDEVFTFNDIVKGEVSFESNGIGDWVIVKKDGVPTYNFAVAIDDYFMEISHVIRGDDHISNTPKQLMIYEALGFEPPQFAHMTLIVNEERKKLSKRDGQILQFIEQYRDLGYLPEAIFNFIGLLGWSPEGEEEIFSKEEFIKIFDEKRLSKSPAFFDKKKLEWINNQYMKEKDADTVFEMTIPHMVKAGLLSESPSEDELSWAKDLVGLYQQQMSYAGEIVPLSELFFRDHLDFNEEAQAVLDEEQVPTVMAELANQLESLEPFEPAEIKKSIKAVQKETGIKGKQLFMPIRVAVSGQTHGPELPNTIALLGREKVLARLKRFV; encoded by the coding sequence ATGAGTACCAAAGTAAGAGTAAGATACGCGCCAAGTCCAACTGGTTACTTACACATCGGTAACGCAAGAACCGCATTATTTAACTATTTGTTTGCTAAACATTATGATGGGGACTTTGTTATACGTATTGAAGATACAGATATAGCCAGAAATTTAGAAGATGGAGAAACATCACAGTTTACTAACTTAGAGTGGTTAGGATTGAACTGGGATGAATCTGTTGATAAAAATGGAGGATACGGTCCATATCGTCAATCAGAACGTGGACATATATATCAACCACATATCGATAAACTGTTAGCTGAAGATAAAGCATATAAATGTTATATGACTTCAGAAGAGTTAGAAGCGGAACGTGAAGAACAAATTGCACGAGGTGAAATGCCACGTTATGGTGGTAAACACGCACATTTAACTAAAGAACAACAAGAAGCATTTGAAGCAGAAGGTAGACAACCAAGTATTCGATTCAGAGTACCTCAAGATGAAGTGTTTACATTTAATGATATCGTTAAAGGCGAAGTATCATTTGAATCTAATGGTATCGGTGACTGGGTCATCGTTAAAAAAGATGGTGTACCGACGTACAACTTTGCGGTAGCAATTGATGACTATTTCATGGAAATCTCACATGTTATTCGTGGTGACGACCATATTTCAAATACGCCTAAACAACTTATGATTTATGAAGCTTTAGGATTTGAACCACCACAATTTGCGCATATGACTTTAATCGTAAATGAAGAGCGTAAAAAATTAAGTAAACGTGATGGACAAATACTACAATTTATCGAGCAATATAGAGACTTAGGTTATTTACCAGAAGCAATCTTTAACTTTATTGGTTTATTAGGTTGGTCTCCAGAAGGTGAAGAGGAAATTTTCTCTAAGGAAGAATTCATTAAAATCTTTGATGAAAAGCGTCTTTCTAAATCACCAGCTTTCTTCGACAAGAAGAAATTAGAATGGATTAACAATCAATACATGAAAGAAAAAGATGCTGATACAGTATTTGAAATGACAATTCCACACATGGTTAAAGCTGGTTTATTATCAGAAAGTCCTTCCGAAGACGAATTGTCTTGGGCGAAAGACTTAGTAGGATTATATCAACAACAAATGAGCTATGCTGGAGAAATTGTTCCTTTATCTGAGTTATTCTTTAGAGATCATTTAGACTTTAATGAAGAAGCACAAGCTGTATTAGATGAAGAACAAGTACCAACCGTTATGGCTGAACTTGCAAATCAACTTGAAAGTTTAGAACCGTTTGAACCAGCTGAAATTAAGAAATCTATTAAAGCTGTTCAAAAAGAAACAGGCATAAAAGGTAAACAATTATTTATGCCAATTCGTGTTGCCGTATCAGGACAAACACACGGTCCAGAACTTCCTAATACAATTGCATTATTAGGTAGAGAAAAAGTATTAGCAAGATTAAAACGTTTCGTTTGA
- the ispF gene encoding 2-C-methyl-D-erythritol 2,4-cyclodiphosphate synthase, which translates to MFRIGYGYDVHAFDETRPLIIGGIEVEHRQGLKGHSDADVLLHAITDAILGAASLGDIGKLFPDTDPAFKDADSKKLLAEAYAQVLKKGYKLGNVDATIIAEQPKFRPHIDHMRETISTIFGVSVDDVNVKATTNEKLGFLGREEGIQAQAVVLLTK; encoded by the coding sequence ATGTTTAGAATAGGATATGGGTATGATGTTCATGCATTTGATGAAACACGTCCATTGATCATAGGTGGAATTGAAGTTGAACATCGCCAGGGGCTTAAAGGACATAGTGATGCAGATGTTTTATTACACGCAATTACTGATGCAATCCTTGGTGCTGCAAGTTTAGGAGATATCGGAAAACTGTTTCCGGATACGGATCCAGCCTTCAAAGATGCAGATTCGAAAAAATTATTGGCTGAAGCATATGCACAAGTTTTGAAAAAAGGATATAAACTTGGAAATGTAGATGCTACAATTATAGCTGAGCAGCCTAAATTCAGACCACATATTGATCATATGAGAGAAACTATTTCAACGATCTTTGGCGTGTCTGTAGACGATGTTAATGTGAAAGCGACAACCAATGAAAAATTAGGTTTTCTAGGTAGAGAAGAAGGCATACAAGCACAAGCTGTGGTATTATTAACTAAGTAA
- the ispD gene encoding 2-C-methyl-D-erythritol 4-phosphate cytidylyltransferase: MGFTLIIPAAGQGKRMGRNVNKLFLKIAGETIIRRTVSVFQNMESCNQIYVAAHPNEVDKMRNHLKDFTKVVDVIAGGEERQDSIYKVLKVIQDAEIIMVHDGARPLVTEDVVQRLYRQTIIHHAAVLAVPAKDTIKSVKEGIIQETYDRSTVWQVQTPQSFEKEILINSYEFAKRRYYNGTDDASLAEKYGYDVYITDGDYNNIKITTEEDIFIAEAILERRGKTKCLE, from the coding sequence TTGGGATTTACATTGATTATACCTGCAGCTGGACAAGGTAAAAGAATGGGGAGAAACGTCAATAAGTTGTTCTTAAAAATTGCTGGAGAAACGATTATTCGCCGCACTGTATCCGTATTTCAAAATATGGAATCATGTAATCAAATCTATGTAGCTGCACATCCAAACGAAGTAGATAAAATGAGAAACCATTTAAAGGATTTTACTAAAGTGGTCGATGTCATTGCTGGTGGCGAGGAACGGCAAGATAGTATTTATAAAGTATTAAAAGTGATACAAGATGCTGAAATTATCATGGTTCATGATGGCGCAAGACCACTCGTAACTGAGGATGTTGTACAGCGCTTATATCGACAAACAATAATACATCATGCGGCGGTATTAGCTGTACCTGCGAAAGATACTATAAAAAGCGTTAAGGAAGGGATCATTCAAGAAACGTATGATCGTTCAACAGTATGGCAAGTACAAACGCCACAATCCTTTGAAAAAGAAATTTTAATAAATTCTTATGAATTTGCGAAAAGAAGATATTACAATGGCACAGATGATGCCTCGTTAGCTGAAAAATATGGATATGATGTTTATATTACAGATGGGGATTATAATAATATAAAAATAACAACTGAAGAAGATATCTTCATTGCTGAGGCAATATTAGAAAGACGAGGTAAAACAAAATGTTTAGAATAG